One Thermodesulfobacteriota bacterium genomic region harbors:
- the nuoK gene encoding NADH-quinone oxidoreductase subunit NuoK gives MLTLAANLQTYLIVGAFMFAIGIYGIIHRRTLIGMLIASELILSGASINFMAFNRFLVPDPVSGQVFTLFIMGIAAAEAAIALSIILAVYRNYKSIVVDDVAELKG, from the coding sequence ATGCTGACCCTCGCAGCCAACCTGCAGACCTACCTCATCGTGGGTGCCTTCATGTTTGCCATCGGCATCTACGGTATCATCCACCGCCGCACCCTGATCGGTATGCTCATCGCCTCGGAGCTGATCCTGTCCGGCGCCTCGATCAACTTCATGGCCTTCAACCGCTTCCTGGTGCCGGATCCGGTGTCCGGTCAGGTCTTCACCCTGTTCATCATGGGCATCGCCGCCGCCGAGGCGGCCATCGCTCTGTCGATCATCCTGGCCGTCTACCGCAACTACAAGTCCATCGTCGTTGACGATGTGGCGGAGCTGAAAGGATAG
- a CDS encoding NADH-quinone oxidoreductase subunit J produces the protein MNPVLLSADGMSGLVFLGVLVVTVVGAIIAVGSARLVRAVAGLALSFLGVAGLYYYLESPFVSIMQILIYVGAVCVTIVFAVMLADPQPRDVAGSGPVTALLGGLTGLALFAGLAQLGALTNWPAAAERVGDGSIERIGQELLTSYSMVFELISVVLLVAIVGSLVLARSGRGT, from the coding sequence ATGAACCCTGTCCTGCTCTCGGCCGACGGGATGTCCGGTCTCGTCTTTTTGGGGGTGCTGGTGGTGACGGTTGTGGGCGCCATCATTGCCGTCGGCTCAGCTCGCCTGGTGCGCGCGGTGGCCGGCCTGGCCCTCTCGTTCCTGGGGGTGGCCGGCCTCTACTATTATCTGGAGAGCCCCTTCGTGTCGATCATGCAGATCCTGATCTATGTCGGCGCGGTCTGTGTCACCATCGTCTTCGCGGTGATGCTTGCCGACCCCCAGCCCAGGGATGTGGCGGGCTCCGGGCCAGTGACCGCACTCCTGGGGGGCCTGACCGGCCTGGCCCTGTTCGCGGGCCTGGCCCAGCTGGGTGCCCTGACCAACTGGCCAGCGGCGGCGGAGCGGGTGGGGGACGGCTCCATTGAGCGCATTGGCCAGGAGCTCTTGACCAGCTACAGCATGGTGTTCGAGCTCATCTCGGTGGTGCTTCTGGTGGCCATCGTCGGCTCCCTGGTGCTGGCCCGTTCCGGAAGGGGGACCTGA
- a CDS encoding NADH-quinone oxidoreductase subunit I — protein MSGYFKEIIDGATSLAVGLGITFKHMVGPVVTVQYPHQSLKMKPRFRGHIELTPDPETGESICIVCGLCQKGCPSDCISVSGAKDEATKKKVLTEYTLDFTKCSLCGQCVENCKPGAIRFSMDYNLASQRREDFVFDLVKRLKERKP, from the coding sequence ATGAGTGGCTACTTCAAAGAGATCATCGACGGCGCCACCAGCCTGGCGGTCGGGCTGGGCATCACCTTCAAGCACATGGTGGGGCCGGTGGTCACGGTCCAGTACCCCCACCAGAGCCTCAAGATGAAGCCCCGCTTCCGGGGCCATATTGAGCTGACCCCGGATCCGGAGACCGGCGAGTCCATCTGCATCGTCTGTGGCCTGTGCCAGAAGGGCTGTCCCTCGGACTGCATCAGCGTCTCGGGCGCCAAGGACGAGGCCACCAAGAAGAAGGTGCTCACCGAGTACACCCTCGACTTCACCAAGTGCAGTCTGTGCGGCCAGTGTGTCGAGAACTGCAAGCCCGGCGCGATCCGCTTCTCCATGGACTACAACCTGGCCAGCCAACGCCGGGAGGACTTCGTCTTCGACCTGGTGAAAAGGCTCAAGGAGCGCAAGCCATGA
- the nuoH gene encoding NADH-quinone oxidoreductase subunit NuoH — translation MSSQFELSWLIGGLVVVLAFVALNASFLVWLERKVAGHIQVRIGPKEVGPFGILQSFADGIKLMSKQLIIPRDADATLFRVAPLMVMTPAVMSYVVLPFSESLVVRDINVGIILILAFASVTVLGLLLAGWGSANKYAVISAARAVSQNLAYEIPMLIIIITMVMVTGTMNLNEIVRQQPNILQWYVFRIWETPLAPISFLLFFICSMAETNRAPFDMVEAESELVAGAFTEYSGMGFGVFFLGEYANVFVGCALAVILFLGGWQCPFGLFPGIHWFLLKVYFLIYVVMWVRWTYPRTTFYGLLNLSWKILIPYSLVNLLLTAATLKVLGS, via the coding sequence ATGAGCTCGCAATTCGAACTGTCCTGGTTGATCGGCGGCCTGGTGGTGGTGCTGGCCTTTGTCGCCCTGAACGCCTCCTTTCTGGTGTGGCTGGAGCGCAAGGTCGCCGGCCACATCCAGGTCCGGATCGGGCCCAAGGAGGTGGGACCCTTTGGCATCCTGCAGTCCTTTGCCGACGGCATCAAGCTCATGAGCAAGCAGCTCATCATACCGCGGGATGCCGACGCCACCCTGTTTCGGGTGGCACCGCTTATGGTCATGACGCCGGCGGTGATGTCCTATGTGGTGCTGCCCTTCTCCGAGAGCCTGGTGGTCCGGGATATCAACGTCGGTATCATCCTCATCCTGGCCTTCGCCTCGGTGACTGTTCTGGGCCTGCTCCTGGCCGGCTGGGGCTCGGCCAACAAATATGCTGTCATCTCGGCGGCCCGCGCCGTTTCGCAGAACCTGGCCTATGAGATCCCCATGCTCATCATCATCATCACCATGGTGATGGTGACCGGTACCATGAACCTCAACGAGATTGTCCGCCAGCAGCCCAACATCCTGCAGTGGTATGTGTTCCGGATCTGGGAAACGCCGCTTGCCCCGATCTCCTTTCTGCTCTTCTTCATCTGCTCCATGGCGGAGACCAACCGCGCCCCCTTCGACATGGTGGAGGCGGAAAGCGAGCTGGTGGCCGGCGCCTTCACCGAATACTCGGGCATGGGCTTCGGTGTCTTCTTCCTGGGTGAGTATGCCAACGTCTTTGTCGGCTGCGCCCTGGCGGTCATCCTCTTCCTGGGCGGCTGGCAGTGCCCCTTCGGGCTCTTCCCCGGCATCCACTGGTTCCTGCTGAAGGTTTACTTCCTGATCTACGTTGTGATGTGGGTCCGCTGGACGTACCCGCGTACCACCTTTTATGGCCTCCTGAATCTGTCGTGGAAGATCCTGATCCCTTACTCCCTGGTGAATCTCCTCCTCACCGCTGCAACGCTCAAGGTGCTCGGGTCATGA
- a CDS encoding NADH-quinone oxidoreductase subunit D translates to MSPLAHVTPSFQKETFVLNLGPQHPSTHGVLRVKLVMDGEYIAEAEPVLGYIHRMHEKMGENRTYAQFLPNPARMDYLSALSYNHGHVCAVERAAGIEVPPRAEYIRVITTELNRISSHLLWFGAYVLDLGGFTPLLYAFDDRERLLDLLEMVTGARLTYCYFRFGGVYNDIDEEFIAGTREFVQRMRARVPMYHKLVTTNIILIKRLKDIGYISPETCRKYGATGPVLRGSGVSYDVRKNEPYSVYKDFEFNVPIYSEGDSMARYMVRMDEMLESCRIIEQALDKLPDGPYKAEKVPKILKPPKGDIYCAVEAARGEFGIHLVSDGTNTPYRLKLRSPSFSNLSLFAEVSQGCLLADAIAIMGSLDLVIPEIDR, encoded by the coding sequence ATGAGCCCCCTCGCCCACGTCACTCCGAGCTTCCAGAAGGAGACCTTTGTCCTCAATCTCGGTCCCCAGCACCCGAGCACCCACGGCGTGCTCCGGGTCAAGCTGGTGATGGACGGCGAGTACATCGCCGAGGCCGAGCCGGTCCTGGGCTATATCCATCGCATGCACGAGAAGATGGGTGAAAACCGCACCTACGCCCAGTTTCTGCCCAATCCGGCACGGATGGACTACCTGTCGGCCCTGTCCTACAACCACGGCCATGTCTGCGCCGTGGAGCGGGCCGCCGGTATCGAGGTGCCACCCCGGGCCGAGTACATCCGGGTGATCACCACCGAGCTCAACCGCATCTCCAGCCATCTGCTGTGGTTCGGGGCCTATGTCCTGGACCTGGGCGGCTTCACCCCGCTCCTCTACGCCTTTGACGACAGGGAGCGGCTTCTGGATCTTCTGGAGATGGTGACCGGTGCCCGGCTCACCTACTGCTACTTCCGCTTCGGCGGCGTGTACAACGACATCGACGAGGAATTCATCGCCGGCACCCGGGAGTTCGTGCAGCGGATGCGCGCCCGGGTGCCCATGTACCACAAGCTGGTGACCACCAACATCATTCTGATCAAGCGGCTCAAGGACATTGGCTACATCAGCCCTGAGACCTGCCGCAAGTACGGGGCCACCGGCCCGGTGCTGCGGGGCTCCGGGGTTTCCTACGATGTCCGGAAGAACGAGCCCTACTCGGTGTACAAGGATTTCGAGTTCAACGTGCCCATCTACTCGGAAGGCGACTCCATGGCCCGCTACATGGTGCGCATGGACGAGATGCTGGAGAGCTGCCGCATCATCGAGCAGGCCCTGGACAAGCTGCCGGACGGACCCTACAAGGCCGAGAAGGTGCCGAAGATCCTGAAGCCGCCCAAGGGCGACATCTATTGTGCGGTGGAGGCGGCGCGGGGCGAGTTCGGCATCCATCTGGTGAGCGACGGCACCAACACCCCATACCGCCTGAAGCTCAGGTCGCCGTCCTTCTCCAACCTGAGTCTCTTTGCCGAGGTCAGCCAGGGCTGCCTGCTTGCCGATGCCATCGCCATCATGGGCAGCCTCGACCTGGTCATCCCGGAGATCGATCGCTAG
- a CDS encoding NADH-quinone oxidoreductase subunit C, producing MLRDKARAALAAITPEGVQETDYKAKGYHVDAAVAVDQVLAAVKAVDGLGFFLEDVCGVDWLAAGEMEVVYHFAHVQETCRVVIRTRAPRDNPEVPSISGIYPGANWHERETHDFFGIRFAGHPYLVPLLLPEDADFHPLRKDFKGLNG from the coding sequence ATGCTGCGCGACAAGGCCCGGGCCGCCCTGGCGGCCATCACCCCGGAAGGGGTCCAGGAGACCGATTACAAGGCCAAGGGCTACCACGTGGACGCGGCGGTGGCGGTGGACCAGGTGCTCGCCGCGGTCAAGGCGGTGGACGGGCTGGGCTTCTTCCTGGAGGATGTCTGCGGGGTGGACTGGCTGGCCGCCGGGGAGATGGAGGTGGTCTACCACTTCGCCCATGTCCAGGAGACCTGCCGGGTGGTGATCCGCACCCGGGCTCCCCGGGACAACCCGGAGGTGCCCAGCATCTCCGGCATCTACCCCGGTGCCAACTGGCACGAGCGGGAGACCCATGACTTTTTCGGCATCCGCTTTGCGGGCCATCCCTACCTGGTGCCGCTGCTCCTGCCCGAGGATGCCGATTTCCATCCCCTCCGGAAGGATTTCAAAGGACTGAACGGATGA
- the nuoB gene encoding NADH-quinone oxidoreductase subunit NuoB, whose translation MGAQNLHSPVIQFAAVDKVLAIGRANSLWPMTFGLACCAIEMMATGACRFDIDRFGAGVFRPSARQADVMIVAGTISRKMAPAVQTLYDQMPEPKWVIAMGNCAISGGPFVFEGQYGIVEGADKFLPVDIYIPGCPPRPEALLEGIMALEEKITGHRRWPRVEAV comes from the coding sequence GTGGGAGCGCAAAACCTACACTCGCCAGTAATCCAGTTCGCGGCTGTGGACAAGGTCCTGGCCATCGGCCGGGCCAATTCCCTGTGGCCTATGACCTTTGGCCTTGCCTGCTGCGCCATCGAGATGATGGCCACCGGTGCCTGCCGTTTCGACATCGACCGTTTCGGGGCCGGGGTTTTTCGCCCCTCCGCCCGGCAGGCGGACGTGATGATCGTGGCCGGCACCATCAGCCGCAAGATGGCACCGGCCGTCCAGACCCTCTATGACCAGATGCCCGAGCCCAAGTGGGTCATCGCCATGGGCAACTGCGCCATCTCGGGTGGCCCCTTCGTCTTCGAAGGCCAGTACGGCATCGTTGAGGGGGCGGACAAGTTCCTGCCGGTGGATATCTACATCCCTGGCTGCCCGCCGCGGCCAGAGGCCCTCCTGGAGGGCATCATGGCCCTGGAAGAGAAGATTACGGGCCATCGCCGGTGGCCCCGGGTGGAGGCCGTCTGA
- a CDS encoding NADH-quinone oxidoreductase subunit A produces MQQTALYDHLFVVAFFLGGLVFAIGPFIIANLLAPRGIRPRTLQIYECGMDPIGPAWIRFGIVYYLYALMFIAFDVDVLYLFPVALTYKEVAGIRSLVEIVIFVGILSLAIVYAWKKGVFTWERKTYTRQ; encoded by the coding sequence GTGCAGCAAACCGCTCTTTATGACCACCTCTTCGTGGTGGCCTTCTTCCTGGGCGGGCTGGTCTTTGCGATCGGCCCCTTCATCATCGCCAACCTCCTGGCCCCCCGAGGCATCCGCCCCAGGACGCTGCAGATCTACGAATGCGGCATGGACCCCATCGGGCCCGCCTGGATCCGCTTCGGCATCGTCTACTACCTGTATGCCCTGATGTTCATCGCCTTCGATGTCGACGTCCTTTACCTCTTTCCGGTGGCCCTGACCTACAAGGAGGTCGCCGGGATCCGGTCCCTGGTGGAGATCGTCATCTTCGTCGGCATCCTGTCCCTGGCCATCGTCTATGCCTGGAAGAAGGGAGTTTTCACGTGGGAGCGCAAAACCTACACTCGCCAGTAA
- a CDS encoding S8 family serine peptidase: MRRLFEVMILSVALLGLVLFFLTPPPGRQDGSALRGDRSRPAGGGAGSAAGTGEERPEKGLGPGEDAPPTAHRIQQRAGIGREERAPGRIPGEWIVRFASQADLEAFLARAAALGLVAVDRLDGLLAVRVRGSRAQLEAALAGSTGPFELAGNFRISAPDRPPPPPDVDVDSLQPFGDTAPEWLGADPACPGQGSGVTVAVLDTGIRPHPTLASARIRSLDLLGDQAAAAGDYAGHGSAIASLIAGSHPLAPGMAPQAEILDIRVLDANGVGDVFTLAKGITAAADAGAQIINLSLGGYGYPPVLQEAIRYASAQGALVVAAAGNDGGSAVLYPARSPEVVAVGAVDAKGAHVPYSNQGQDLDLVAPGFGVNAAWVEDQLVLFSGTSAATALVSGLAAVLLSRGQTDLTPEGLADLLVEISRDAGEPGRDDRFGAGIPALPPCPW; the protein is encoded by the coding sequence ATGCGCCGCCTCTTCGAAGTCATGATCCTTTCCGTGGCCCTCCTGGGCCTGGTCCTCTTCTTCCTGACCCCGCCGCCAGGCCGGCAGGATGGCAGCGCCCTTCGGGGTGACCGGTCACGTCCCGCAGGGGGCGGAGCTGGCTCTGCAGCTGGGACGGGCGAGGAGCGGCCGGAGAAAGGCTTGGGCCCTGGAGAGGACGCTCCGCCCACCGCCCACCGTATCCAGCAGCGGGCCGGCATCGGCCGGGAGGAAAGGGCGCCGGGCCGGATCCCCGGAGAGTGGATCGTCCGTTTCGCCAGCCAGGCCGACCTGGAGGCCTTCCTGGCCCGGGCGGCTGCTTTGGGACTGGTGGCGGTGGATCGGCTGGACGGTCTTCTGGCGGTGCGGGTGCGGGGCAGCCGCGCCCAGCTGGAGGCGGCCCTGGCCGGCAGCACCGGGCCCTTTGAGCTGGCCGGCAACTTCCGGATCTCGGCCCCGGATCGGCCGCCGCCCCCTCCGGACGTAGACGTGGATTCCCTGCAGCCCTTCGGGGACACGGCGCCGGAATGGCTGGGAGCCGACCCCGCCTGCCCCGGGCAAGGTAGTGGCGTCACGGTGGCGGTGCTGGACACCGGCATCCGGCCTCATCCCACCCTGGCGTCGGCGCGGATCAGATCCCTGGATCTGCTGGGCGACCAGGCGGCGGCAGCGGGCGACTACGCCGGCCACGGCTCAGCCATCGCCAGCCTGATCGCCGGCAGCCATCCCCTGGCCCCGGGCATGGCCCCCCAGGCCGAGATCCTGGACATCCGGGTTCTGGATGCCAACGGCGTCGGCGATGTTTTCACCTTGGCCAAGGGGATCACGGCGGCCGCTGACGCCGGCGCCCAGATCATCAACCTCAGCCTGGGCGGCTACGGCTACCCCCCCGTCCTCCAGGAGGCCATCCGCTATGCCAGCGCCCAGGGCGCTCTGGTCGTGGCGGCGGCGGGCAACGACGGTGGCAGCGCTGTCCTCTATCCTGCCCGCTCCCCGGAGGTGGTGGCGGTGGGCGCCGTCGATGCGAAGGGTGCCCACGTCCCCTATTCCAATCAGGGCCAGGACCTGGACCTGGTCGCCCCGGGCTTTGGCGTCAACGCCGCCTGGGTCGAGGACCAGCTGGTGCTCTTCAGCGGCACGTCGGCAGCCACCGCCCTGGTCTCCGGCCTGGCGGCCGTGCTGTTGTCCCGAGGCCAGACGGATCTCACCCCGGAGGGCCTGGCGGACCTCCTGGTGGAAATCAGCCGCGATGCCGGCGAGCCGGGCAGGGACGACCGGTTCGGCGCCGGCATCCCGGCCCTTCCCCCCTGCCCCTGGTAA